One part of the Arthrobacter sp. EM1 genome encodes these proteins:
- a CDS encoding MATE family efflux transporter, whose translation MPASAPPPAVLPSPASRRREILRLALPAFGALIAEPVFLLADAAIVGHLGVAQLAGVGLASAVLHTVVGLMVFLAYSTTPAVARAVGNGQLSTALAAGRDGVWLALMLGAFLAVAGFVAAGPLLDLMGARDQVRTFAVDYLRWSMPGLAAMLLIFAGTGVLRGLQDTRTPLFVAAAGFTLNIVLNLFLVYGLQLSVTGSAIGTSIAQWAMAVVYVVIVRRNARNHGVSLRPEWRGIRALTRVGSWLMLRTLSLRVAILATVLVATAQGPVNLAAHQLAMTVFTFLAFALDALAIAAQALIGKELGAARPAAARELTGTMVRWGIGFGVLTGILLAAAAPWAGLLFSSDAEVRAALAVALWVLAAGQPIAGFVFVLDGVLIGAGDAKYLAIAGVVNLAVYLPLLLLVGHTGAGGSAGLLWLWAAFSLGYMAARAVTLGARARTDRWMVLGASH comes from the coding sequence GTGCCAGCCTCCGCCCCGCCTCCTGCAGTGCTCCCGTCCCCGGCCAGCCGACGGCGCGAAATCCTGCGCCTTGCACTCCCGGCGTTCGGGGCGCTCATCGCCGAACCAGTGTTCCTCCTCGCCGATGCCGCCATCGTCGGCCACCTCGGAGTGGCCCAGCTTGCCGGCGTCGGGTTGGCCTCCGCGGTGCTGCATACAGTGGTGGGACTTATGGTCTTCCTGGCCTATTCGACCACTCCGGCCGTGGCGCGGGCGGTCGGCAATGGGCAGCTGTCCACGGCTCTCGCTGCCGGACGTGACGGCGTCTGGCTGGCGTTAATGCTGGGGGCATTCCTTGCCGTGGCGGGCTTCGTTGCCGCCGGGCCGCTGCTGGACCTGATGGGTGCCCGTGATCAGGTGCGGACCTTTGCTGTGGACTACCTGCGCTGGTCAATGCCCGGGCTCGCCGCGATGCTGCTTATCTTCGCCGGGACAGGCGTGTTGCGGGGGCTGCAGGACACGCGGACCCCGCTCTTTGTCGCGGCCGCCGGCTTTACCTTGAACATCGTGCTCAACCTCTTCCTGGTTTACGGCTTGCAGCTGTCAGTCACCGGCTCCGCCATCGGCACCAGCATCGCGCAGTGGGCCATGGCGGTTGTTTATGTGGTGATTGTCCGGCGGAACGCCCGCAACCACGGGGTCTCCCTGCGCCCCGAGTGGCGCGGCATCCGGGCGCTGACCAGGGTGGGCTCGTGGCTAATGCTGCGGACGCTGAGCCTGCGGGTGGCAATCCTCGCCACGGTCCTGGTGGCCACTGCCCAGGGGCCCGTGAACCTGGCAGCCCACCAGCTCGCCATGACGGTCTTTACTTTCCTCGCCTTCGCCCTCGATGCCCTCGCCATTGCCGCGCAGGCGCTGATCGGCAAGGAACTCGGTGCTGCCCGCCCGGCTGCCGCACGGGAGCTCACGGGCACTATGGTCCGCTGGGGCATCGGGTTCGGTGTGCTCACGGGAATCCTGCTGGCAGCTGCGGCGCCCTGGGCGGGGCTGCTGTTTAGCTCCGACGCCGAAGTCCGTGCCGCACTCGCGGTGGCGCTGTGGGTACTGGCGGCCGGCCAGCCGATCGCCGGATTTGTTTTCGTTCTCGACGGCGTGCTGATCGGGGCCGGCGACGCAAAGTATTTGGCGATTGCCGGCGTCGTGAATCTCGCGGTGTATCTGCCGCTACTTCTGCTTGTCGGGCACACGGGCGCTGGCGGCAGCGCTGGACTGCTCTGGCTGTGGGCGGCGTTTTCGCTGGGGTATATGGCGGCGAGGGCCGTGACGCTGGGCGCCCGGGCGCGAACGGACCGGTGGATGGTGCTCGGTGCTTCGCACTAA
- a CDS encoding acyl-CoA thioesterase codes for MSETAANAVTLRFLAAPTDVGHSGSVDAGTVLEWVDKAAYAAAVGWAQSYCVTAYVGNIHFANPVNSGDMVEVTATIVYTGRSSMHIRTVVSSGDVKGGPATMRSQCLVIFVAVGADGKPVPVPQFEPTAPDGIEQRDHAVARIKVREEIVQAMSGQEYTDAGTAESVVLRFVAAPTDVNWGGKVHGGIVMKWIDEAAYVCASRYCGMDTVAVFSGGVRFYRPLLIGHVVEVEARLVYTGTKGMHIAVHVRSGDPKGRELHLTTYCLTVMVARDEHGTSVPVPQWVPVSEEDKRLYAHALALLEIRGRAPGNRLPNHLLPSGGS; via the coding sequence ATGAGTGAGACTGCCGCCAACGCCGTAACCCTGCGCTTCCTTGCAGCTCCGACCGACGTCGGGCACAGCGGTTCGGTCGACGCCGGCACGGTGCTCGAGTGGGTGGACAAGGCGGCTTACGCCGCCGCGGTCGGCTGGGCACAGTCCTACTGCGTAACCGCCTACGTGGGCAACATCCACTTCGCGAACCCGGTCAACAGCGGGGACATGGTTGAGGTCACTGCCACGATCGTCTACACCGGCCGGTCCTCCATGCACATCCGCACAGTGGTGTCCTCGGGCGATGTAAAAGGCGGTCCGGCAACGATGCGCAGCCAGTGTCTGGTGATTTTCGTGGCGGTGGGCGCGGACGGCAAGCCCGTCCCGGTGCCGCAGTTTGAACCGACCGCACCGGACGGGATCGAACAGCGCGACCACGCAGTGGCCCGGATCAAGGTCCGCGAGGAGATCGTGCAGGCGATGAGCGGACAGGAATACACCGACGCCGGCACGGCCGAGAGCGTTGTCCTCCGTTTTGTGGCCGCCCCCACGGATGTGAACTGGGGCGGCAAGGTCCATGGTGGCATCGTTATGAAATGGATCGATGAGGCGGCCTACGTCTGTGCCTCACGCTACTGCGGCATGGACACGGTAGCCGTCTTCTCCGGCGGCGTGAGGTTTTATCGTCCGCTGCTCATCGGCCATGTGGTGGAGGTGGAGGCCCGGCTGGTCTACACCGGAACGAAGGGCATGCATATCGCGGTGCACGTCCGCTCCGGAGACCCCAAGGGACGCGAGCTTCACCTCACAACGTACTGCCTGACCGTGATGGTGGCCCGCGACGAACACGGCACATCCGTCCCGGTCCCGCAATGGGTGCCGGTGTCCGAGGAGGACAAACGGCTGTACGCCCACGCCCTGGCACTGCTGGAGATCCGCGGCCGGGCACCCGGGAATCGGCTGCCCAACCATCTGCTGCCCAGTGGCGGCAGCTAG